ACTAACGCTTGTTGATCATAATCCCAACTATGAACGCCAATACCTGCCGCGGCTCTGACTTTTGATGAGCCGCCATCGGCAGCCACCAATAATTTTCCAATCAACTCCCTCCCATCAGCCAGTTGCACCAGGCTGCAGCCGGGGGAATAATCGATAGAAACAGTATTAGCCGGGCAGATCAGCTCAATATTATCGAACTGTTTTAGCTTTTCTAACAATGCTAACTGGATAACTCTGTTTTCAACAATGAAACCCAGATGGTCAGCACCAATATCATCACTAATAAATTCTGTCGAAGCTTGCTCTTCGTTACTTTCCCATATCTTCATGCGCCGGTAGGGGCAACTTCGTCGAGCAAGAATACCTTCCCAGACATCAAGATTTTTTAAAATCTGTTCCGAGGCAATACTCAGGGCAGACACTCTTAGATCATGTTCTGATTCCGGCTGATACTCACCAGGATACTGTTGCTCGACTACGGCTACTTTCAGGTCTGTATTACCTAAGGCTACAGCGATGGTAGCACCGACCATACCTCCTCCGACAATTAACAGATCATAGCGATTTTTCATTTTTGCTCCGCAGCAGATTTATAACTTTCGTTAACCGTTTGAGATTGTACCTTTGCCCCTGTGCTTTCTGAAGCTGTTTCGCTAAGGTGAAGAAATAAGCCTAAAACGGGACATCAAACCATGCAAGATCTGGTATTCTATGGTAATTGTAAATACACAGGGTGTGGGGTTTGCTGTACTCGCTGAATACAACCAATCATTAGGCATGGTCAATTGAATTCAGAACAACAAATGGAAGTATCGTCCGAAGACAGTAGCGGCTTGATTGTGCGACAGCCAATCTTCAATGAACAGTTAAAGATTGTCTCTTACCAACTCCGCTACGAAGATAGCCTGGAGCCTGGGAACGCAATTCTTTCTGACGGCCCTTCTACCGCAACTATTCTACTCAGTACTTATGCCAGCCTTAGTCAGGATGGCAGTATTCGTAAAGTCCCTCTGTTTCTCCCGTTTTCAGCAGAACTCTTAACCGAAACCGAGCTTCCGCAGCTGCCCAAGAAGAGGATGCTGATAGAGCTTCCTCCATCTACAAAAGTTACCCGCGGGTTATTATTCAGTTTGTCCTCCTTACGCCAGCAAGGCTATCGTATTGTATTGGACGGTTTTGCCTTACAGAAAGAGCTATTTCCGCTGCTTCGCTTTGCCAGTATCATTAAAGTTGATATGGCACGAATCCCCCGCAGTAAGCTGCTTGGAATGCTCAAGGTTTTAGTTAAATTAAAAGGCACGCTGCTGGCTCAAAACATACCTGATTTCAAAACATTACAACTCTGTAAAAGCGCAGGCTTCAAACTGTTTCAGGGTGGTTTTATCAGTAAGCCAGTCGTTATTGAAAAAGACACTATATCAACTAAAAGTGCGGCACTTCTCCAGCTGGTTCAGGCATTACAGCAACCAGATATCACCGCTAAACAGATCGAAGGGCTGGTTATTCTTGATCCTATTCTGAGCTTTAAGATGCTTAGAGTTATTAACTCAGCCGCTTATAATCTGGAAACCAAGATTGAATCCTTACAGCAGGCGATTGTTATGCTGGGGCTCGATCAGATCAGAAGCTGGGCGATGATTATTATGCTCAGCAACCAGGACGGCAAACCAGAAGAATGGTCACGTAATCTGATCGCCAGGGCACGTATGTGTGAGCTACTGGCGGAACTTACCCGTGTTGCTAAACCTGAGACCGCTTTTCTGGCTGGTATGCTTTCTCAGCTCGATCTGCTGCTGGAGACGCGACTCGATGTTATTTTGGATCAGATATCAGTTGATGATGAAGTGAAAGAAGCGGTTCTGAATCATCATGGCCCGATAGGCCAGTTGCTGCATGCGGTGATCAGTTTTGAAAATGGAGAATGGAGTGTCGTTAAGCGAAGCGGTATTCCGATGATGC
The genomic region above belongs to Amphritea japonica ATCC BAA-1530 and contains:
- a CDS encoding EAL and HDOD domain-containing protein — protein: MEVSSEDSSGLIVRQPIFNEQLKIVSYQLRYEDSLEPGNAILSDGPSTATILLSTYASLSQDGSIRKVPLFLPFSAELLTETELPQLPKKRMLIELPPSTKVTRGLLFSLSSLRQQGYRIVLDGFALQKELFPLLRFASIIKVDMARIPRSKLLGMLKVLVKLKGTLLAQNIPDFKTLQLCKSAGFKLFQGGFISKPVVIEKDTISTKSAALLQLVQALQQPDITAKQIEGLVILDPILSFKMLRVINSAAYNLETKIESLQQAIVMLGLDQIRSWAMIIMLSNQDGKPEEWSRNLIARARMCELLAELTRVAKPETAFLAGMLSQLDLLLETRLDVILDQISVDDEVKEAVLNHHGPIGQLLHAVISFENGEWSVVKRSGIPMMLFKPAYRHSINWTESSMQAMHQ